The following coding sequences lie in one Candidatus Phytoplasma solani genomic window:
- a CDS encoding bifunctional oligoribonuclease/PAP phosphatase NrnA has translation MQIIYNQIKAFETIIIHGHSKPDGDCYGAQLGLKDIIQATFPQKKVYAVGESNPYLSFVGSMDQISDALYQNALAIVVDSGQESKINDPRFKLAQSVIRIDHHLLIDHYGDYQWVDPSYSSCSQMIFDFKQRFEMQLTTKGALAMYVGMVTDTGNFCFDRVNQDTLKAASVLLSFDINVSEIFYHLNKENLTLFHYKAYIYQNAVADRGFVYLVVSQVILKKFNLNIDVAASLVNILGHLEDHPVWAFFIEQEDKTFRVRIRSRGPEINAIAKQFKGGGHLRACGATLDSKDQLSLFISKIQASISAFEISQNNKTS, from the coding sequence ATGCAAATTATTTATAACCAAATTAAAGCTTTTGAAACTATTATCATTCACGGACACAGTAAACCGGATGGTGACTGTTATGGGGCTCAATTAGGCTTAAAAGATATCATCCAAGCTACTTTTCCACAAAAAAAAGTTTATGCCGTCGGAGAAAGCAACCCTTATTTATCTTTTGTAGGATCGATGGATCAAATTTCAGACGCTTTATATCAAAACGCTTTAGCGATTGTCGTTGATTCTGGTCAAGAAAGTAAAATTAACGATCCTAGGTTTAAATTAGCTCAAAGTGTGATAAGAATTGACCATCATTTATTGATAGATCATTATGGCGACTATCAGTGGGTTGACCCTAGTTATTCTTCTTGTTCGCAAATGATTTTTGATTTCAAACAACGTTTTGAGATGCAATTAACCACTAAAGGGGCTTTGGCGATGTATGTCGGAATGGTAACTGATACTGGTAATTTTTGTTTTGACAGAGTCAACCAAGATACCTTAAAAGCTGCTTCTGTTTTACTTTCGTTTGATATTAATGTTTCAGAAATTTTTTATCACCTTAATAAAGAAAATTTAACTTTGTTTCACTATAAAGCTTATATTTATCAAAATGCTGTTGCCGATCGCGGTTTTGTTTATTTGGTTGTTTCTCAAGTGATTTTAAAAAAATTTAATTTAAATATCGATGTTGCTGCTAGTTTGGTCAATATTTTAGGACATTTAGAAGATCATCCAGTCTGGGCTTTTTTCATCGAACAAGAAGATAAAACTTTTAGAGTTCGGATTCGTTCGCGCGGTCCGGAAATTAACGCTATTGCTAAACAATTTAAAGGCGGCGGACACCTAAGAGCTTGTGGCGCTACCTTAGATTCCAAAGATCAATTATCGCTTTTTATTAGTAAGATTCAAGCATCTATTAGTGCTTTTGAAATTTCACAAAATAATAAAACTTCTTAA
- a CDS encoding extracellular solute-binding protein: MVLKGKLKIIFFFVFCFLCLSLIILFPGTSADDLRKKHDDDLKQTLSKYKDDGGEEWKKFKDKPITISFWHNLEGTHLKDLQDFLKEFKEEYKNITVKTEFKGGWGQLIKNINVALPGNTEPHLIFSYPDYLINFYESGKLVPLNGFINHQNKEIQLEKSSDELSSNYFYPVFEDESQIKLGQEDKKWYSLPFFKTIELMFYNQTYFKKLQEKVKNNSDLKEKVAACFDQNEEGKLKNDITWEDLENLCSVIKSMDKNKIPIAYESESNLFIVASEQKGIPYAVDRNSDASNYGVKFNNLASQNMVKAFKERFYDQKYLTTKQLSGEIYPLTRFINQDFLMNISSSKAFEYLNKVDFEIGVTSCPYWKDGSKKALQQGANINLFYKQDKDEVLASWLLLKHLTSDKINKKLFDKKGSFPTRPSYVKNYLDTNKSKIASLKEDIKKSQENLNKPENDATQKRIINHKLLKEKLLLFILEEKQKEKKEQKSIYFFSPVFQKSYIARLVVEDLLIDCFLLPPNEKIDAKIQTLFNAAQKKALS; the protein is encoded by the coding sequence GTGGTATTAAAGGGTAAATTAAAAATAATATTTTTTTTTGTCTTTTGTTTTCTATGTTTAAGTTTAATAATTTTATTTCCTGGAACTAGTGCTGATGATTTAAGAAAAAAACATGATGACGATTTAAAACAAACCCTTAGCAAGTATAAAGACGACGGAGGGGAGGAATGGAAAAAATTTAAAGATAAACCAATTACAATTTCTTTTTGGCACAACCTAGAAGGAACTCATTTGAAAGATTTGCAAGATTTTCTTAAGGAGTTTAAAGAAGAATATAAAAATATTACAGTTAAGACAGAGTTTAAAGGTGGTTGGGGACAACTGATTAAAAATATTAATGTTGCTCTTCCTGGCAATACTGAACCGCATTTAATTTTTTCTTATCCTGATTATTTGATTAATTTTTATGAATCAGGTAAATTAGTCCCTCTTAATGGTTTTATTAATCATCAAAATAAAGAAATACAATTGGAAAAATCATCAGACGAACTATCATCAAATTATTTTTATCCCGTTTTTGAAGATGAATCGCAAATTAAATTAGGACAAGAAGACAAAAAATGGTATTCTTTGCCTTTTTTTAAGACCATTGAATTAATGTTTTATAATCAAACTTATTTTAAAAAATTACAAGAAAAAGTCAAAAACAACTCTGACCTTAAGGAAAAAGTTGCTGCTTGTTTTGATCAAAACGAAGAAGGAAAATTAAAAAATGATATTACCTGGGAAGATTTAGAAAATTTATGTTCTGTTATTAAAAGTATGGATAAAAATAAGATTCCTATCGCTTATGAGTCTGAATCAAACCTTTTTATTGTTGCCTCCGAACAAAAAGGCATTCCTTATGCTGTAGATAGAAACTCAGATGCTTCTAATTATGGAGTTAAATTCAATAACTTAGCTTCTCAAAATATGGTAAAAGCTTTTAAAGAAAGGTTTTATGATCAAAAATATTTAACTACTAAACAATTATCTGGTGAAATCTATCCACTTACCCGTTTTATCAATCAAGACTTTTTGATGAATATTAGCTCTTCAAAAGCTTTTGAATACTTAAATAAAGTTGATTTTGAAATCGGTGTTACTTCTTGCCCTTATTGGAAGGATGGTAGCAAAAAAGCCTTGCAACAAGGAGCTAATATCAATTTATTTTATAAACAAGATAAAGATGAAGTACTTGCTTCTTGGTTATTGTTAAAACATTTAACTTCTGATAAAATTAATAAGAAATTATTTGATAAAAAAGGCAGCTTTCCAACTAGACCTAGTTATGTTAAAAATTATTTAGATACTAACAAGAGTAAAATTGCTTCTCTTAAAGAAGACATAAAAAAATCACAAGAAAATTTAAACAAACCTGAAAATGACGCAACTCAAAAAAGAATAATTAATCACAAACTTTTAAAAGAAAAACTTTTATTATTCATTTTAGAAGAAAAACAAAAAGAAAAAAAAGAACAAAAATCTATTTATTTCTTTTCTCCTGTCTTTCAAAAATCTTATATCGCAAGATTAGTAGTTGAAGATTTGTTAATTGATTGTTTCTTGTTACCACCAAATGAAAAGATAGATGCCAAGATTCAAACTTTATTTAATGCTGCTCAAAAAAAAGCTCTTTCTTAA
- a CDS encoding carbohydrate ABC transporter permease, with protein MNKIKSNFLIFQKKLSEVLLVFLKYLFLFIFAFFLILPFYWMLNIALQKESSTISYFPINFTFENFIGFFKSSRLEFFSAFFKTIGIVLVSTLLGCFISVITAFALSILEFKTKKIVFGVFLMTTMVTTESMFLTNYQTFANLGLVDSGTGSKIPGGVYFALILPFLVNVVHIFLLIQNIKKIPKELYLSAKIDGSSDFKFLYKILIPLLKNNLINIFIFSAVAAWNAYLWPSLVGGKTLTVLVRKTFSSEIKETLLHQQMAAITLITIPLILLFVVCKKYVLEGRLNSGIKG; from the coding sequence ATGAATAAAATTAAATCTAATTTCTTAATTTTTCAAAAAAAACTTTCTGAAGTGTTGTTAGTTTTTTTAAAATATTTGTTTTTATTTATTTTTGCTTTTTTTTTGATTTTGCCTTTTTATTGGATGTTAAATATTGCTTTACAAAAAGAAAGTTCAACAATTAGTTATTTTCCAATCAATTTTACTTTCGAAAATTTTATTGGTTTTTTTAAAAGTTCTCGATTAGAATTTTTTTCCGCTTTTTTTAAAACTATTGGTATTGTTTTGGTTTCTACTTTGTTGGGGTGTTTTATTTCTGTTATTACAGCTTTTGCTTTAAGTATTTTAGAATTTAAAACTAAAAAAATAGTTTTTGGTGTTTTTTTAATGACTACGATGGTAACAACTGAAAGTATGTTTTTAACCAATTATCAAACATTTGCTAATTTAGGTTTGGTCGACTCAGGGACTGGTTCTAAGATTCCGGGTGGAGTTTATTTTGCTTTAATTTTACCTTTTTTGGTGAATGTAGTTCATATTTTTTTATTGATACAAAACATTAAAAAAATTCCAAAAGAACTATATTTATCAGCTAAAATTGATGGTAGTAGTGATTTTAAGTTTTTATACAAAATCTTAATTCCACTTTTGAAAAATAACTTGATTAATATTTTTATTTTTAGTGCTGTGGCTGCTTGGAATGCTTACTTATGGCCTTCTTTGGTGGGAGGTAAAACTTTAACTGTTTTAGTTAGAAAAACTTTTAGTTCGGAAATCAAAGAAACTTTATTGCATCAACAAATGGCGGCAATTACTTTGATTACTATCCCTTTGATTTTGTTATTCGTTGTTTGTAAAAAATATGTTTTAGAAGGAAGATTAAACAGTGGTATTAAAGGGTAA